The DNA sequence TGACCGGCCAGGACATCGTCGTTGTGGTGGGCAGTCCGGAAAGCACCGCTGCGGTCGCCGACATCTTCTCCCACGGATAAACAGAAAGGCGGCGCGTGCACCATACGGCGATCCTGTTCCTGGAGTTCGGCGCGGTCCTGCTCGGGCTGGGTGTCCTCGGGGCACTCGCCCTGAAGGCCGGAATATCCCCCATCCCGCTCTACCTGATCGCCGGTCTCGCCTTCGGCACCGGCGGCATCCTTCCCCTGGCGACCAGCGAGGAGTTCATCTCCACCGGTGCCGAGCTGGGCGTCATCCTGCTGCTGCTCACGCTCGGCCTCGAGTACAACGCCGACGAGCTGGTGACCAGCCTGAAGAGCAACGCCCCGTCAGGCCTGGTGGACCTGGTGCTCAACGCCGCGCCAGGGGCGATCTGCGCCCTGCTGCTCGGCTGGGGGCCGGTCGCGGCGGTGGCGATGGCGGGCGTCACCTACGCCACCTCGTCCGGCATCACCGCGAAGGTGCTCTCCGACCTGGGGTGGATCGGTAACCGCGAGACGCCGGTCGTGCTGTCCCTGCTGGTCTTCGAGGACCTCACGATGGCGATCTACCTGCCGGTGCTCACCGCGATGCTCGCCGGGGTGAGCTTCGCCATGGGCGCGGCCACGGTCGCCATCGCGCTCGCCACGGTGAGCATCGTGCTGATCGTGGCGCTGAAGTTCGGGCGCTGGATCGAGGCGTTCGTGTCCAGCCCCAACTCCGAGGTGCTGCTGCTCAAGGTGGTCGGCCTGGCCCTGCTCGTGGCCGGCATCGCCCAGGAGCTCCAGGTGTCGTCGGCGGTCGGCGCGTTCCTGGTCGGCATCGCCCTCTCGGGTGAGATCGCCAAGGAGGCGGAGGCGCTGCTCGCCCCGCTGCGCGACCTGTTCGCGGCGGTGTTCTTCGTCTTCTTCGGCCTGCAGACCGACCCGTCGAAGATTCCGCCGGTGGCCGGGCTCGCCGCGGTGCTCGCGCTGGTCAGCTTCGGCACCAAGCTGCTGACCGGTGTGATCGCCGCCCGCCGGGCCGGCATCGCCAAGGCCGGTCGCATCCGCGCCGGTATCGCGCTCGTGCCCCGAGGCGAGTTCAACATCGTCATCGCGGGGCTCGCCGTGGCCGCGGGCGCGCACCCCGACCTCGGCCCGCTCGCCGCGACCTACGTGCTGATCCTCGCCGCGTTCGGCCCGCTCGCCGCGCGTCTCATCGAGCCGCTGTTCACTAGGTTGGCGGCGAAACGGGAACGGACGGCGGCGGCCTGACCGGCCTTGCCGGAGCGCCGCCGGGCCGGCCCGGCGGGCGCACCCCCCGACGAGGACGATCACGCTGCTGGGCCTCCGCGGCGGTTCGGACACCTCCCGAACGGCCTGACGAGGACGCCGCGATCGCGGACAGCTGCGGAGCGCCCGTCGCCCCCTGTGGTGACGGGCGCTCCGGCGTTCCGGCGGGCCACGAACGCCGTGGCCTTCGCCGCCGGGGCGCGACCCGCGGCGGGGCGTCCCCGGCGGCGCCGTTCCCCGGGTCGCGGCCGGTGTGATCAGGCCGGTCATGACCGCCCGGGTACGGCTTTCGCCTCCGTCACGGCGTCGGCCCGCCGTGACGGAGGCGGCGACCGGCGGCGTTCCGGCCCGCTCCTTCGCCGCCGGGCCGAGGCCCGTGGCCTTTGCTGCGCGAGGCGGCGGGGTCAGCCGTCCGCCTGCGCCTCCTCTTCCTCCCGGTACGGCCGCAGGTCGGCGCGCAGGCACGACCCCCGGTCACCGGCGACGACGAGGGTGCCGCCGTGGGTGCGGGCGATGTCCCGGGCGATGGCGAGGCCGAGGCCGGAGCCGCCCGCGTCCCTGGCCCGGGCCTCGTCGAGGCGGGTGAACCGGTCGAAGACCGACTCGCGGTGCTCCGGCGGGATGCCGGGGCCGTCGTCGATCACCTCCACCCGGGCGGGCGGGGTCACCCGTACGGTGACCGTGGACTCGGCGTGCCGTACCGCGTTGTCGAGCAGGTTGCCGATCATGCGGGCGAGGTGGGTGCGGGAGCCGCGTACCACCACGTCGCCGGCGATGTCGAGCTCGATGCGGGCCCGGCCGCCGCGGCGCCGTACCGCCTCCTCGGTGGCCACCTGACCGAGGTCCACCTCGTCGCACGCGGGTGGCTCCCCGGCGTCGAGGCGGGCGAGCAGGAGCAGGTCCTCGGCGAGCCGCTGGATGCGCTCCACGTCGGTCAGCGCCTCGGTGGCGAGCCGCGGGGCCTCGCGCCGGCCCAGCTCCAGGCGGGTGCGCAGCGTCGCGAGCGGGCTGCGCAGCTCGTGCGCCGCGTCGGCGACGAAGCGTTTGTGCCGTTCCACGGCCTGCTCCAGCCGGTCGAGGGTGGCGTTCATGGTGCGGGCCAGCCGGGCCACCTCGTCCCTGGTCTCCGGTACGGGCACGCGCTCGTGCAGGTCGTTCGCGGTGATGCTGGCGAACTTCGCGCGGATCGCCGACACCGGCGCGAGCGTGCGGCCGAGCAGGATCCAGGTCAGGCCCGCGACCAGCAGCAGCAACACCGGCACGCCGATGAGCAGCATGGGCCGCAGCGCGTCGAGCGCGTCGCGCACCGGATGGAGCGAGGCGCGGGCCTGCACGGTGAGGGTCCCGGTCCCGATCGGCACCTCGCGGGTCGCCGTGGCGTACCCCTCGGCCCAGCTCGGGTCGGGCGCGGGCGAGATGCGCACGTCGGGATCCGCCTGCGGGAACGGCGCGGTGTCCCGGGTGATGGTCAGCCGGTCGCCCTCGGTGGCGACCGAGATCCGGTGCGCCGCCTCCGCGAGCCGCCGCGCGGCCTCCTCGCCGACGCTCGCCTCCAGGCTGCTGCGCAGGATGCCGGCCAGCACGGCGGCGGTCACGCCGAGGGCCAGCGCGACCGTCACTGTGGCCACGATCGTCGCGCGCAGCCGTACCGACAGCCGCCTCATCGCCGCCTCCGCTTCGGCCCCGTGGTCGTGCCGCCGGCCCGCCTCGGCGTGCTCCGGCCGGTGGTCTCCCGGGCGTCCAGGCGGTAGCCCGCGCCGCGCACGGTGACCAGGGACGCGCGGCCGAACGGCGCGTCGATCTTGCGGCGCAGCGCGCTGATGTACACCTCGACGATGCTGGGGTCGCCGTCGTAGGCGAAGTCCCAGGCCTCCTCGAGCAGCTCGGCCTTGGACACCACCTCGCCGGCGCGCCGGGCGAGCGCGTACAGCACGGCGAACTCCTTCGGGGTCAGCGCGATCTCGGCCTCGCCGCGGCGGCAGCGCAGCCCGGCCGGGTCGACCACCAGGTCGCCGACGGTGATCGCCGCCGGGCGCTCCCGGCCGCCGCGCCGTACCAGGGCCCGGAGCCGGGCGAGCAGCACCGCGTACGAGAACGGTTTGCACAGGTAGTCGTCGGCGCCGTTGTCCAGCGCCTCCACCTCGTCGTACTCGCCGTCCTTGGCGGTGAGCATCAGGATCGGCGTCCAGTCGCCGCCGTCGCGCAGCCGCCGGCACACCTCGTAGCCGTTCATCAGCGGCAGCAGCACGTCGAGCACGATCGCGTCGTACCGGTTCTCGCCCGCGAGCCACAGCCCGTCCCGGCCGTTGTGCGCGACGTCGACCGCGAACCCCTCCTCGGCCAGCCCGTTGCGCAGCAGCTCGGCCAGCCGCACCTCGTCCTCCACCAGCAGCAGGCGCATGGCACCCACCCTGCCGTACCGCGGCTAAAGCCAACCTGAAGATCATTTCGGGCGCGTTCAGGTTCGCTTCAGCCGCCGGGCGCGAGGCTGCACGGGCACGACCGGCAAGGTCTCAAGGAGGAGGAACGACATGAAGCGACGTCGTGTGGTCATCGCGGGCCTGGCGCTGGCGGTCCTGACCGTTCTCGGCGGCGCCGCCGCCCACGCCGCCGGGCGGACCCCGGCGGAGGCGACGGAGACGGCCGCGGCGCAGGTCGAGGTGCGGCCCGGCGCGGGCGCGGAACCCGTGGCCGTGGCGCACGAGGACGGCGGGACCGACGTGGCCGGCGGCGGGACGGCCCGGACGACCGGCTCCGGCAGGGAGTGCCCGGCTCCCGGCGCCGGCGGGCGCTCCGTCGAGAGCCTGGAGGTGAGGGACGGCAAGATCTACCACAACGGCAAGGAGGTCGGCCGCGTCCACGGCGACGGGACGGCCCCGCTGACCGTGTCGGTGGAGGACGGCGAGATCCGCGTCGGCAAGGACACCGAGCCTCCGGCCGGTGCCACCGTCACCCGCGGCACCGGCCGCGGCAACGGCGTGGGCGGCCCGGCCGTCGCCTGCGCCAAGACCCGCTGACGCGAGCCTCTCGATGTACGGCCCGTCGGTCGCGGCGGGCCGTGTCCGGGCGGTACACCGTCGGCACGGGGTGGCACACGCGGGCCGGCGACGTGCCCATGACCCGCGCGGCCGCGTCCGGATGCGGCGGGAGTCGCCGGACGCGGCACCTGGGCGGCGGCGCGTCCCGGTCGGGCGCCCGGTG is a window from the Thermopolyspora flexuosa genome containing:
- a CDS encoding cation:proton antiporter, whose protein sequence is MHHTAILFLEFGAVLLGLGVLGALALKAGISPIPLYLIAGLAFGTGGILPLATSEEFISTGAELGVILLLLTLGLEYNADELVTSLKSNAPSGLVDLVLNAAPGAICALLLGWGPVAAVAMAGVTYATSSGITAKVLSDLGWIGNRETPVVLSLLVFEDLTMAIYLPVLTAMLAGVSFAMGAATVAIALATVSIVLIVALKFGRWIEAFVSSPNSEVLLLKVVGLALLVAGIAQELQVSSAVGAFLVGIALSGEIAKEAEALLAPLRDLFAAVFFVFFGLQTDPSKIPPVAGLAAVLALVSFGTKLLTGVIAARRAGIAKAGRIRAGIALVPRGEFNIVIAGLAVAAGAHPDLGPLAATYVLILAAFGPLAARLIEPLFTRLAAKRERTAAA
- a CDS encoding ATP-binding protein, with the translated sequence MRRLSVRLRATIVATVTVALALGVTAAVLAGILRSSLEASVGEEAARRLAEAAHRISVATEGDRLTITRDTAPFPQADPDVRISPAPDPSWAEGYATATREVPIGTGTLTVQARASLHPVRDALDALRPMLLIGVPVLLLLVAGLTWILLGRTLAPVSAIRAKFASITANDLHERVPVPETRDEVARLARTMNATLDRLEQAVERHKRFVADAAHELRSPLATLRTRLELGRREAPRLATEALTDVERIQRLAEDLLLLARLDAGEPPACDEVDLGQVATEEAVRRRGGRARIELDIAGDVVVRGSRTHLARMIGNLLDNAVRHAESTVTVRVTPPARVEVIDDGPGIPPEHRESVFDRFTRLDEARARDAGGSGLGLAIARDIARTHGGTLVVAGDRGSCLRADLRPYREEEEAQADG
- a CDS encoding response regulator transcription factor, translating into MRLLLVEDEVRLAELLRNGLAEEGFAVDVAHNGRDGLWLAGENRYDAIVLDVLLPLMNGYEVCRRLRDGGDWTPILMLTAKDGEYDEVEALDNGADDYLCKPFSYAVLLARLRALVRRGGRERPAAITVGDLVVDPAGLRCRRGEAEIALTPKEFAVLYALARRAGEVVSKAELLEEAWDFAYDGDPSIVEVYISALRRKIDAPFGRASLVTVRGAGYRLDARETTGRSTPRRAGGTTTGPKRRRR